A window of Mucilaginibacter paludis DSM 18603 contains these coding sequences:
- a CDS encoding threonine aldolase family protein, with amino-acid sequence MTVDLRSDTITKPTPGMLEAMMAAKVGDDVFGEDETVNALEEKLAGLFGMEAGMLCPSGTMTNQIAIKCFTQPLDELIADQTAHVYRYEGGGIAFNSAVSTRLLNAPRGILTAGMIEPEINAENIHYPHTSLVVLENTVNKGGGSCYTLKDIEPIAALCKQHKLKLHLDGARIFNALTQTGDSAASYGQYFDGISVCLSKGLGAPVGSVLLADQATIKYARRIRKVLGGGMRQAGFLAAAGIYALDHHVERLKIDHAHAHILAGELSGLSWVTHVVPVETNIVLFDTVEPAEIVLAKLEEKGIKANSTDKHRIRFVTHLDVHADQVEYAVACLKALS; translated from the coding sequence ATGACCGTTGACCTAAGAAGCGATACCATAACAAAACCTACCCCCGGCATGCTTGAAGCTATGATGGCTGCCAAAGTTGGAGATGATGTTTTTGGTGAGGATGAAACTGTGAATGCCCTGGAAGAAAAACTCGCCGGTTTATTTGGCATGGAGGCCGGTATGCTTTGCCCATCGGGCACCATGACCAACCAGATTGCTATTAAATGTTTCACACAACCGCTTGATGAGTTAATTGCCGACCAAACCGCGCACGTTTACCGCTACGAGGGTGGCGGAATTGCCTTTAATTCGGCAGTATCTACGCGGTTATTAAACGCTCCGCGCGGGATACTGACAGCCGGGATGATTGAGCCCGAAATTAATGCCGAAAATATTCATTACCCCCATACCAGCCTGGTGGTTTTGGAGAACACCGTTAATAAAGGCGGCGGCAGTTGCTATACCTTAAAAGATATTGAACCCATTGCCGCCTTATGCAAGCAACACAAGCTGAAATTGCACCTGGACGGAGCGCGGATATTCAATGCCTTAACCCAAACCGGCGACAGCGCGGCCAGCTATGGGCAGTATTTTGATGGTATCTCGGTTTGCCTTTCCAAAGGCTTGGGTGCGCCGGTAGGGTCGGTATTACTGGCCGATCAGGCTACCATCAAATACGCGCGCCGTATCCGCAAAGTTTTAGGCGGAGGTATGCGGCAGGCCGGTTTTTTGGCAGCGGCGGGCATTTACGCGCTTGACCACCATGTTGAGCGTTTGAAGATCGATCACGCTCATGCGCATATCCTGGCGGGAGAACTTTCCGGTTTATCATGGGTTACCCATGTTGTGCCCGTTGAAACCAACATCGTATTATTCGATACCGTTGAACCGGCAGAAATTGTTCTGGCGAAATTGGAAGAAAAAGGCATCAAGGCCAACAGTACCGATAAACACCGCATCCGTTTTGTAACGCACCTGGACGTGCATGCTGATCAGGTTGAGTATGCTGTTGCGTGTTTGAAAGCTTTAAGCTGA
- a CDS encoding aldo/keto reductase: MKYNFFGNTGLIVSEICFGTMTFGGKGMWEAIGKVQQAEVNELMKVVVDSGINFIDTANVYSFGESEKLLGQSIIDLGFNRHDLVIATKVRGKMGEGKNNVGLSRYHIFQSVDESLKRLQLDHIDILYVHGVDPKTPIEETMRALNDIVLTGKVRYIAVCNWPAWMVMKAQGIAALNGWNKFEGLQYYYSLSSRDIEREILPMATDQKLAVMPWSPLAGGFLSGKYTRNNEKSAGSRRDNFDFPPVNKEKAYDIIDVIAQVGQQYNVSAAQIALAWVRQQAPVTSTIIGAKNAAQLQDNIKSTEITLSADDLKKINEVSALPKEYPGWMVERQSADREL; the protein is encoded by the coding sequence ATGAAGTACAATTTTTTTGGTAACACCGGATTAATCGTTTCCGAGATCTGCTTTGGCACCATGACCTTTGGCGGAAAAGGTATGTGGGAAGCGATAGGCAAAGTACAACAGGCCGAAGTGAACGAGCTGATGAAGGTTGTGGTAGACTCGGGTATTAACTTTATTGATACGGCCAATGTTTACTCTTTTGGAGAGTCGGAAAAATTATTGGGCCAATCGATCATCGACTTAGGCTTTAACCGCCACGACCTGGTTATAGCTACTAAGGTGCGTGGCAAAATGGGCGAAGGCAAAAACAACGTGGGCCTTTCGCGCTATCATATTTTTCAATCGGTTGACGAAAGTTTGAAGCGCTTACAATTGGATCATATCGATATTCTATATGTGCACGGCGTTGACCCCAAAACACCCATCGAAGAAACGATGCGTGCGCTGAATGATATTGTACTCACCGGCAAAGTGCGTTATATAGCCGTGTGTAACTGGCCTGCCTGGATGGTGATGAAAGCACAGGGAATTGCGGCCTTAAACGGATGGAACAAGTTTGAAGGGCTACAATATTATTATTCGTTATCGAGCCGTGATATTGAGCGCGAAATTTTGCCGATGGCTACCGACCAAAAGTTGGCTGTAATGCCGTGGAGCCCATTGGCAGGTGGTTTCCTGTCGGGGAAATATACCCGAAACAACGAAAAATCAGCCGGATCACGCCGCGATAATTTCGACTTTCCGCCGGTAAACAAAGAAAAAGCTTATGATATTATTGATGTAATAGCTCAGGTTGGCCAACAATACAACGTATCTGCCGCGCAAATCGCATTGGCTTGGGTACGTCAGCAGGCGCCGGTTACCAGTACCATTATTGGTGCTAAAAATGCGGCACAACTACAGGATAACATCAAATCAACAGAGATTACTTTATCTGCGGATGACCTGAAAAAGATCAACGAAGTAAGCGCACTGCCTAAAGAGTATCCGGGCTGGATGGTTGAAAGGCAATCGGCTGATAGGGAGTTGTAG
- a CDS encoding DNA topoisomerase IB, with protein sequence MNRLLKKLEKIGRDPKVTAKAVGLRYVSDSTPGYTRKATKNGFAFYDADGKPVKDKELVQRFKSLVIPPAYTHVWISPYDNGHLQFTGVDAAGRKQYRYHAEWNKIRNHSKFHRMQLFASHLPAIRQQVAKDLARHDLGYEKLLGLVVKLMELTSIRVGNDSYQKLYGSFGLTTLQNRHVKIDGSDMSFEFRGKKGVYQKIALHSKRLARLVKQCRDIPGKELFQYYDHEGKRCTIGSGDVNNYLKQATGEDFTAKDFRTWAGSVSALFAFKTAGGFETETECKKKIVSVLDEVAVNLGNTRTVCKKYYVHPVVIKSYEDGTLFKYTKELDENDDTNAAELNLAEKILLQLLESEGMAKAV encoded by the coding sequence ATGAACCGACTATTAAAAAAATTAGAGAAGATAGGCCGCGACCCGAAGGTAACTGCAAAGGCCGTAGGGTTGCGCTATGTAAGCGACTCTACCCCGGGTTATACCCGTAAAGCAACCAAAAATGGCTTTGCATTTTACGATGCCGATGGCAAGCCTGTTAAAGATAAGGAGTTAGTGCAGCGGTTCAAAAGCCTGGTGATACCACCTGCCTATACCCATGTTTGGATCTCACCGTACGACAACGGGCATTTACAATTCACCGGAGTTGATGCAGCCGGTAGAAAGCAGTACCGCTATCATGCCGAATGGAATAAGATCCGTAATCATTCTAAATTTCACCGCATGCAGTTGTTTGCCAGTCATCTGCCAGCTATACGGCAGCAGGTAGCCAAAGATTTGGCCCGTCATGATTTGGGTTATGAAAAATTACTCGGCCTGGTGGTTAAATTAATGGAACTGACCAGCATCAGGGTAGGTAATGATTCGTATCAAAAATTATATGGTTCCTTTGGGTTAACTACGCTGCAAAACAGGCACGTAAAAATCGATGGTTCGGATATGAGCTTTGAGTTTCGCGGTAAGAAAGGCGTATACCAAAAGATTGCCCTGCATAGTAAGCGACTGGCCCGATTGGTAAAGCAATGCAGGGATATCCCCGGGAAAGAATTGTTTCAGTATTACGATCACGAAGGTAAGCGCTGCACTATAGGATCTGGAGACGTTAATAATTACCTGAAGCAAGCAACGGGAGAAGATTTTACAGCCAAAGATTTCAGGACCTGGGCTGGCAGTGTGAGTGCCTTATTTGCCTTTAAAACTGCTGGAGGTTTTGAAACCGAAACCGAATGTAAAAAGAAGATAGTGAGTGTGTTGGACGAAGTGGCGGTAAACCTGGGCAATACCCGAACGGTGTGTAAAAAATATTATGTACACCCGGTGGTGATTAAAAGCTACGAAGATGGGACGCTTTTTAAGTATACTAAAGAACTGGACGAAAACGACGATACTAATGCAGCAGAGTTAAACCTGGCCGAAAAAATATTATTGCAGTTATTAGAAAGCGAAGGAATGGCAAAGGCTGTGTAG
- the yidC gene encoding membrane protein insertase YidC: MDKNTYTGLFLIMLILFGSFYLMRPSEADIKKEKARIHQDSLNKAGIKTTPVVAKTDSAKKPQVIDSAVLKSAFGAATVGTEQLITLENNDLRVKVSTQGARVQSVELKNFKTFDKKPLILFDGANNHFGLNFIAGNKKINTNDLYFKPSATGLNVTGHDSYSITFRLNYSATQYIDYVYTLSAKGYRLGLTLKLNGLDNVIADSKIVDINWQSSMLKTEKDMTMERQYSTVYFKNTDDDVDELSVTKDDAKDISDKKIQWVSFKQHFFSNVLIYKDGFTKSSLHVSLDTANKTEVKQMQASLQIPANNAGVYPLDFYYGPNEFKVLKAQGYNLDKQIDLGWGPLKYINKYAVLVVFDFLKQFGWNYGIVILLLTVLLKLVLSPLTYKSYLSMAKMRVLKPEMDEIKAKVGEDNPTLLQQEYMKLYKKAGVNPLGGCLPMVLQLPIVFAFLRFFPALFELRGESFLWMKDLSTYDDLIKFGTTIPLLGDHLSLMCLLMTISTFIYTYFNNQISGATGQMKYIGYITPVIFIVVLNKYPSGLNYYYFLANMLTFAQQYLIRLMVDDKKIHAQIQENKKKPEDKTAKKKSGFAAKMEEYMRQQQQLPKKTK; the protein is encoded by the coding sequence ATGGATAAAAATACCTACACAGGATTATTCCTGATCATGCTGATCCTTTTTGGCTCTTTTTATTTAATGAGGCCATCCGAAGCCGATATTAAAAAAGAAAAAGCCAGAATTCACCAGGACTCTTTAAACAAAGCAGGCATTAAAACTACGCCTGTAGTTGCTAAAACAGACTCTGCAAAAAAGCCGCAGGTTATTGATTCTGCCGTGCTTAAAAGCGCATTTGGAGCGGCCACCGTTGGCACCGAGCAGTTAATTACTTTAGAGAATAACGATTTACGCGTTAAAGTTTCTACACAGGGTGCGCGTGTTCAGTCGGTTGAATTAAAAAACTTTAAAACCTTTGATAAAAAACCCCTGATATTATTTGATGGTGCCAACAATCATTTCGGCTTAAATTTTATTGCCGGCAATAAAAAGATCAATACCAACGATCTGTATTTTAAACCGTCGGCTACAGGCTTAAACGTTACAGGCCACGATTCATATTCAATTACCTTCCGCTTAAACTACAGTGCAACGCAGTATATTGACTATGTATACACTTTAAGTGCCAAAGGCTATCGCCTTGGTTTAACCTTAAAGCTAAACGGCCTTGATAATGTTATTGCAGACAGCAAAATTGTAGATATCAACTGGCAATCGAGCATGCTCAAAACCGAAAAGGACATGACCATGGAGCGCCAATACTCAACTGTATACTTTAAAAATACGGATGACGATGTTGACGAACTGAGTGTAACCAAAGATGACGCTAAAGATATTTCGGATAAAAAGATCCAATGGGTATCATTCAAACAGCACTTTTTCTCAAATGTGCTGATCTATAAAGATGGCTTTACCAAATCAAGTTTACATGTAAGCCTGGATACCGCCAACAAAACAGAGGTTAAACAAATGCAGGCCAGTTTGCAAATCCCGGCCAATAACGCAGGTGTTTATCCGTTGGATTTTTATTACGGCCCTAACGAGTTTAAGGTACTTAAGGCACAAGGCTATAACCTGGATAAACAGATCGACCTGGGTTGGGGGCCGCTTAAATACATTAACAAATACGCCGTATTAGTAGTGTTTGACTTTTTAAAGCAATTTGGCTGGAACTATGGTATCGTTATCTTATTGCTTACCGTATTACTGAAACTGGTGTTATCGCCACTGACCTATAAATCATACCTTTCAATGGCTAAAATGCGGGTATTGAAGCCCGAGATGGACGAGATTAAAGCCAAAGTTGGTGAAGATAACCCAACGCTTTTACAGCAGGAATACATGAAGCTTTATAAAAAAGCAGGTGTAAACCCTTTAGGTGGTTGTTTGCCTATGGTGCTTCAGCTGCCAATCGTGTTCGCATTCCTTCGCTTTTTCCCTGCTTTGTTTGAACTGCGTGGCGAAAGCTTTTTATGGATGAAGGATTTATCAACTTATGATGACCTGATCAAATTTGGCACAACCATCCCCCTATTAGGCGACCACTTAAGCTTAATGTGTTTGTTGATGACCATTTCAACCTTCATCTACACTTACTTTAACAACCAGATATCGGGAGCTACCGGCCAAATGAAATACATCGGTTACATCACCCCTGTTATTTTTATTGTGGTGCTTAACAAATATCCATCCGGCTTAAACTATTATTACTTTTTGGCCAACATGTTAACTTTTGCACAGCAATATTTAATCAGGCTGATGGTGGATGATAAAAAGATCCATGCCCAGATCCAGGAAAACAAAAAGAAACCTGAGGATAAAACAGCTAAAAAGAAATCAGGCTTTGCCGCTAAAATGGAAGAATATATGCGCCAGCAACAGCAATTGCCTAAAAAGACTAAGTAG